The Cellulomonas sp. S1-8 genomic sequence GCCGACGCCCACCCCCACGCCGACTCCCACCCCGACGGTCTCGCCGACCCCGACGGTGTCCCCGACGCCGACGGTGTCCCCCACCCCGACGGTGTCCCCCACGCCGACGGCCTCCCCGACACCCTCGGTGAGCCCGACGTCCCCCGCCGGCGCGTGCACGGTCACCGCCAGCACCAGCTCGTGGAGCTCGGGCCTGACGGGGTCGGTGCGACTGACGAACACCGGCAGCGCGCTTTCCGGCTGGACGCTGACGTTCACGCTGCCTGCGGGCGTGTCACTCACGCAGGGCTGGGGCGGCACGTGGACGCAGTCCGGGTCGACGGTCTCCGTGACGAACGCGCCGTGGAACGGCGCGCTCGCGACGGGCGGCACGGCCGAGATCGGCTTCAACGCGTCCCACGGCGGCACCGCTGGCACGCTCACGGGCTTCGCCCTCGGCGGCGCTTCCTGCACGACGCGCTGAGCGGACCCGGCGTCAGGACCGGCCGCCGCACCCTCACCGGGTGCGGCGGCCGGCCGCGCTCAGGCGACCGCGTCGCGCAGCGCGGCGAGCAGGTCGTCGACGTCCTGCTCGGTGGTGTCGAACGCGCACATCAGCCGCACGGTGCCGTCGGCGACGTCCCAGTCGTAGAACCGCCACCGCCGTCGCAGGTCGGCTGCGACGTGCGCGGGCAGCCGCACGAACACCCCGTTCGCCTCCGTCGGCTGCGTGACCTCGAGCGACCCGACCGCGTCGATCCCGGCGCGCAGCCGCGCCGCCATGGCGTTCGCGTGCTGGGCGGAGCGCTGCCACAGGTCGCCCTCGTACAGCGCGACCAGCTGCGCCGAGACGAACCGCATCTTCGACGCGAGCTGCATGCTCGCCTTGCGCAGGTACTCCACGCCGTCGACCGCCGCGGGGTCCAGCACGACGATCGCCTCGGCCAGCAGCAGCCCGTTCTTCGTGCCGCCGAGCGACAGCACGTCCACGCCGCAGTCCGTCGTCAGCGCACGCAGCGGCACGCCCAGGTGCGCGGCGGCGTTGGCGAGCCGCGACCCGTCCATGTGCACCCGCATGCCCAGGGCGTGCGCCTGGTCGCAGAGCTCGCGGACCGCGGCAGGCGTGTAGACCGTCCCGAGCTCGGTGGCCTGCGTCAGGGACACGACCCCCGGCTGCGCCCGGTGGACGTCGCCGAACCCCCACGCCTGCCGGGCCACCCGCTCGGGCGTCAGGCGCCCGTCGGGTGCCGGCACGGTCAGCAGCTTCAGCCCGCCGACCCGCTCGGGGGCGCCGTTCTCGTCGGTGTGGACGTGCGCGACGTCCGTGCAGATGACCGCGCCCCAGCGCGGCAGCATCGCCTGCAGCGCGACGACGTTGGCGCCGGTGCCGTTGACGACCGGGTACGCGATCGCCTGGTCACCGAGCCGGGCGCGCACGACCTCCTGCAGGCGGGCGGTCCACGGGTCGTCGCCGTACGCGGCGACGTGACCCACGTTCGCGGCGGCCACGGCGGCGAGCACCTCGGGGTGCACGCCGGCGTAGTTGTCCGACGCGAAGTGGCGGGTGGGGGGCAGGTGCGGGTCGCTCACGGCACCAGTCTCGCCGACGGCGTGCACCACCTGGGCGTTCGTGGTGCAGCGTGGACGTCGAACCGGCATGATCCCTGCAGCCCGACGACCAGGAGGAAACCGACAGATGGCCCGCACCGACGACAAGGTCACCCCCGAGCAGCACGAGCAGCCGGCGGACGACCGCGACGAGACGTACACCGAGCGGATGGACCGCAACTGGGCGGAGCTGCTGCAGGAGCTGCGCGTGACGCAGACGGGCGCGCAGATCCTCACGGGCTTCCTGCTCACCCTGCCGTTCCAGTCGCGGTTCACCGAGCTGGACGACTACCAGCGGACCGTCTACCTCGTCCTGGTCCTGGTGGCCGCGCTCGCGACCGTGCTCATCATCGCGCCCGTGAGCCTGCACCGGATGCTGTTCCGGCTGCGCCTCAAGCCGCAGCTCGTCGACGCGGGCCACGCGCTGGCCCGCGCGGGGCTCGCGGCACTCGCGCTGGCGCTCACCGGATCGACGCTGCTGCTGTTCGACGTGGTGCTGTCACGCACTGCCGGGCTGGTGGCGGGCGCGGCGCTGCTGCTCGTCATCGTCCTGGCCTGGATCGTGCTCCCCCGGGCCATCGCCCGCCGCGCGGACGCGGAGGACGCCGCCTCGCGCACCTGAGCGCACCGGGCACGACGACGGCCCCCGGTCGCACCCTTCAGGGGTGCGGCCGGGGGCCGTCGGTCGGTCAGCCCTGGACGGCGCGCTTGAGCGCGCTGCCGGCCGTGATCTTCACGCGGTGGCCCGCCGGGATCTCCAGCTTCTCACCCGTCTGCGGGTTCACGCCGGTCCGGGCGGCACGGTCGGCACGGGCCACCGCGAGGAAGCCGGGGATCGACACGCTGCCGCCGGCGGCGAGCTGCTCGACCACGACCTCCTGCAAGGCCTTGAGGGCCTTGTCGGTGTCGGTGTTGGTCAGCCCGGCCTTCGCGGCGACGGCCTGGACGAGCTCGGTGCGGTTGACACTCACGTCGGGTGCTCCTCGGTACTCGGTTCGCAGCCCCGGCCGGGAGGCGGACGGGGCGGTGCAGCACGACTCGCGTGCGCACGGCCACCGACACTAACCGTGCCTGCCCGGCGCAGCGCGTCGGGCGGCACCGTGTCGTCGGTCACCGTCGTCCGCGCTCGCGGACCTGCGCCGCGGTCCGCGTGGTGACGACCCGGTCCGCGCCGATGCCGTGGACGACCGCGCGCTCGCAGCCGACGCGCAGCCAGTCGAGCTGCCCGGGGGCGTGCGCGTCGGAGTCGATGCTGAACTCGCACCCGGCGTCGACCGCGACCTGCAGCAGCTCGTGCGGGGGGTCGAGGCGGTCGGGCCGGCAGTTGATCTCGACGGCCACCCCGTGCTGTGCGCACGCGTCGAACACGACGCGCGCGTCGAAGTCGCTCGGGGGGCGGTGCTTGCCGGCGACCTGCCGACCCGTGCAGTGCCCCAGCACGTCGGTGCGGGGGTCACGGACGGCGGCCACCATGCGGCGCGTCATCACGGCGCCGTCCATCCGCAGCTTGGAGTGCACCGACGCGACGACGACGTCGAGCTCGTCGAGCAGGTCGGGGTCCTGGTCGAGCGTGCCGTCGTCGAGGATGTCGACCTCGATCCCGCTCAGGACGTCGAACGGTGCGACCGCCGGCCGCAGCGCGTCGAGCTGCGCGAGCTGGGCGCGCAGGCGCGCGGCCGAGAGCCCGTTCGCCACGGTCAGGCGCGGCGAGTGGTCGGTGACCGCGAGGTAGTCGCGGCCCAGGCCGAGCGCCGCCAGGACCATCTCCTGCACCGAGGTCGCCCCGTCGCTGGCCTCGGTGTGGCTGTGCAGGTCCCCGCGCAGCGCGGCGTACAGGTCCGCGGCGGCGGGGGTGAGCGTGGCGTCCTGCGCGGCGGACCGCTCCTCGAGCTCGTCGAGCACCGGGACGGGCCGCCCCGCCATCGCCCGGGACACGACCTCCGCGGTGCTGGAGCCGACCGCCGGGAGGTCGTGCAGCGCGCCCGCGGCGGCCAGGGTCGCCAGCCGCCGCGGCTCCTGCCGCTCGACCGTGCGCGCCGCAGCGCGGTACGCCTCACAGCGGTAGCGACTCGCCTGGGCGCGTTCGAGGAGGAAGGCGATGCGCCGCAGGGTCGCGACGGCACGCTCCTGCTCGTCCGACGCGCTCACGACGCCTTGGTCCGGGCGCGCCGGCGCGGGGTCGTGGACTCGTCGTCGTCGGCATCGGTGGACTTCGTCGCGCTCTTGGTGCTCTTGGTGCTCTTCGTGCTCGTGGTGCTCTTCGCGCTCGTGGCCGTCGTCGCGCGCGCCGAGGCGCGCTTCTTGGCGCCGCCGGACGCGGCCGCGTCCCCGGCGGGCGTCTCGTCGGCGTCCTCGCCGCGCGCCGCGCGCGCCTTGTCGACCGACCGCTGCAGGGCTGCGAGCAGGTCGACGACCTCGCCGCCGCCCTCGGACTCCTCGGCCTCCGGCGGTGCGGGCGGCGCCTGGGTGTCACCCGAGGACACCTTCGCCTCGATGAGCTGCTCGAGCGCCGCGACGTACGCGTCCTCGTACTGCGAGGGATCGAAGTCCCCCGCCAGGGACTCCACCAGCGACGACGCCATCGTCAGCTCCTGCGGACGCACGGTCACGTCGTCGTCCAGCACCGGGAAGTCCGCCTCGCGCACCTCGTCGGGCCACAGCAGGGTCTGCAGCACGATGACCTTGTCCCGGACGCGCAGCACCGCCATCGACTCGCGCTGGCGGATCGCGACCTTCACGACCGCGACCCGGTCCGTCTCCTCGAGCGCGCCGCGCAGCAGCGCGTACGGCTTGGCCGCGGACTTGTCCGGCTCCAGGAAGTACGTCTTCTGCAGCAGGATCGGGTCGACCTGCTCGGCCGGCACGAACTCCAGGACCTCGATCTCCCGCTCGGTGGCCAGCGGCAGCTGCTGGAAGTCCTCGTCGGTGAGGACGACCAGCTCGCCGTCCTGCGTCTCGTAGCCCTTGGCGATGTCCGACCACTCGACGGCCTCGCCGTCGAGGCTGCACACCTTGCGGTAGCGGATCCTGCCGCCGTCCTCGCGGTGCACCTGGTGCAGCCGCACCTCGTGCTCCCCCGTGGCCGCGTACAACCGCACCGGCACGTTCACCAGGCCGAAGGCCACAGCGCCCTTCCAGATCGCCCGCACGGCTCGTCCTCTCGTCGTGGCGCGCCGCACCCCGCTGGGCCGCCCCACGCGGCCCGCTGCACGCTCCACGGCAGGATGGACCCGTGGAGCCCATGCTCGCCACCCCTGCGCCCGCACCCGCGGCGCTGCCGCACGGCCACGAGTGGGTCTTCGAGGTCAAGTGGGACGGCGTGCGGGTGCTCGCCGACGTGCACGCGGGGGGCGTCCGGCTGAGCAGCCGCAACGAGCGCGACGTCACCGCCGCGTACCCCGAGCTCGCCGGCCTGGCGGGTCTCGGCGACGTCGTCCTCGACGGCGAGGTCGTGCTGCTCGACGCCGGGCGGCCCTCGTTCGCGGCGCTCGCCGAGCGCATGCACGTGCGTGACGCCCGCCGCGCGGGCGCGCTCGCGGCGGCGCGGCCGGTCACCTACCTCGTGTTCGACGTGCTGCGGCACGACGGCCACGACCTGACGTCGCTGCCGTTCACGGCACGCCGTGCCGTCCTCGACTCGCTCGTGCTGCCGGACCACGTGCAGGCGTCGCCCCTGTACGACGACGGCGACGACCTGTGGCGCGTGACCGCCGCGCACGGCCTCGAGGGCGTCGTCGCCAAGCGGCGCGACGCCCCGTACCGACCGGGACGGCGGTCACCTGACTGGGTGAAGGCCGCCCACCGCCGCACCCGCACCGCCGTCGTCGGCGCATGGCGACCCGAGTCGACGGGCACGGGACGCCTCGGGGCCGTCCTGCTGGGCGCTCCCGACGCCGCCGGGGAGCTGCGCTACCTCGG encodes the following:
- a CDS encoding PHP domain-containing protein, whose protein sequence is MSASDEQERAVATLRRIAFLLERAQASRYRCEAYRAAARTVERQEPRRLATLAAAGALHDLPAVGSSTAEVVSRAMAGRPVPVLDELEERSAAQDATLTPAAADLYAALRGDLHSHTEASDGATSVQEMVLAALGLGRDYLAVTDHSPRLTVANGLSAARLRAQLAQLDALRPAVAPFDVLSGIEVDILDDGTLDQDPDLLDELDVVVASVHSKLRMDGAVMTRRMVAAVRDPRTDVLGHCTGRQVAGKHRPPSDFDARVVFDACAQHGVAVEINCRPDRLDPPHELLQVAVDAGCEFSIDSDAHAPGQLDWLRVGCERAVVHGIGADRVVTTRTAAQVRERGRR
- the ligD gene encoding non-homologous end-joining DNA ligase, which gives rise to MLATPAPAPAALPHGHEWVFEVKWDGVRVLADVHAGGVRLSSRNERDVTAAYPELAGLAGLGDVVLDGEVVLLDAGRPSFAALAERMHVRDARRAGALAAARPVTYLVFDVLRHDGHDLTSLPFTARRAVLDSLVLPDHVQASPLYDDGDDLWRVTAAHGLEGVVAKRRDAPYRPGRRSPDWVKAAHRRTRTAVVGAWRPESTGTGRLGAVLLGAPDAAGELRYLGRAGSGLGGSAARTMHDLVDPHRRATSPFVDEVPAVDARGATWVQPLVVVDVLYLARTPSGRLRHPVVRGVRTDTAADPWEQP
- a CDS encoding HU family DNA-binding protein — protein: MSVNRTELVQAVAAKAGLTNTDTDKALKALQEVVVEQLAAGGSVSIPGFLAVARADRAARTGVNPQTGEKLEIPAGHRVKITAGSALKRAVQG
- a CDS encoding DUF6328 family protein → MARTDDKVTPEQHEQPADDRDETYTERMDRNWAELLQELRVTQTGAQILTGFLLTLPFQSRFTELDDYQRTVYLVLVLVAALATVLIIAPVSLHRMLFRLRLKPQLVDAGHALARAGLAALALALTGSTLLLFDVVLSRTAGLVAGAALLLVIVLAWIVLPRAIARRADAEDAASRT
- a CDS encoding threonine aldolase family protein → MPVRRPRCTTNAQVVHAVGETGAVSDPHLPPTRHFASDNYAGVHPEVLAAVAAANVGHVAAYGDDPWTARLQEVVRARLGDQAIAYPVVNGTGANVVALQAMLPRWGAVICTDVAHVHTDENGAPERVGGLKLLTVPAPDGRLTPERVARQAWGFGDVHRAQPGVVSLTQATELGTVYTPAAVRELCDQAHALGMRVHMDGSRLANAAAHLGVPLRALTTDCGVDVLSLGGTKNGLLLAEAIVVLDPAAVDGVEYLRKASMQLASKMRFVSAQLVALYEGDLWQRSAQHANAMAARLRAGIDAVGSLEVTQPTEANGVFVRLPAHVAADLRRRWRFYDWDVADGTVRLMCAFDTTEQDVDDLLAALRDAVA
- a CDS encoding Ku protein; translated protein: MRAIWKGAVAFGLVNVPVRLYAATGEHEVRLHQVHREDGGRIRYRKVCSLDGEAVEWSDIAKGYETQDGELVVLTDEDFQQLPLATEREIEVLEFVPAEQVDPILLQKTYFLEPDKSAAKPYALLRGALEETDRVAVVKVAIRQRESMAVLRVRDKVIVLQTLLWPDEVREADFPVLDDDVTVRPQELTMASSLVESLAGDFDPSQYEDAYVAALEQLIEAKVSSGDTQAPPAPPEAEESEGGGEVVDLLAALQRSVDKARAARGEDADETPAGDAAASGGAKKRASARATTATSAKSTTSTKSTKSTKSATKSTDADDDESTTPRRRARTKAS